TACGAGAATGAGTGCCATCGGGCTCTGGGCGTCCATCTTGAAATTCAGCAGGAAACGTACCTCCTCCAGCATTTCGCGGTCGAGAAGATGGGCCTCATCAATGACAACGACCGGCTGAAGCCGATGAATGCCGCGCATGAGCTCGATCTCGCGATGAAGCTGGCGTTTGGCGTCACCTCGGTAGAACTTTGACTCGCAACCGAGTTGCTCGAGCAACCCTTTGTAGAAGTGTCTCGGCGTCAGCTTGGAGTCCGACAGGTAGAGCACCTTGTACGTAGCAGGATCGAGCACCTCGGTAAACCGACGTATCGTCGTTGTCTTGCCTGTTCCGCAGTCGCCGGTAACAACGGCAAACCACTGCCGTTCGGCTGCGTACGTAAGACGCCCGAGGGTTTCTTCCAGTATGTCTGACTCGTACAATTCGTTTGTCGGAATATCCCTCGAAAATGGAGAACAATGGAGGCCATAAAAGGATTCAAACATGGCTGTCCTCCTTGCTCACCCGGCGATAGGCTACGGCAGGTGCCTGGTTGACCTTACGGTCCCGGCTGCGATCTTCTGCGGCAGCAAGCAACCTTGACGTATTAGCTGGCAATCTGTTTAGGTGTTCCGGCAACGGCGGACGCTTTCCTGCACGTTCGCCGATGACGAGTTCCCGTACACGCCATGGCGTATGCCCCTCATACTCGATCGTGAGCTCGGTGATATCCGCAGGGTCGTAGACGACATCCACTGTGCAGCCGATGAATGGAAGGCCAACCTCGTACTTGCGATCCATGAAACTGATGCAACCTGACTTGTCGACCTTACGTGTTTCACAGTGTAAGAAGGCATTCGCGAGCTCATCTGGATCCACGAAACGTAGGGCCTTCTTGTCGCTGCGGAAGGCACTTTCTGGACTTCGTTTGTTCTCAAGCGCTGAGTGCGGCTTGTTCTGGTAGCACTCTGACAACCACACGGCAAAAAGCTCATTCAGCCGTTCCAGTGTCTTCGGTTTTTCAAGCGCCACCTCACTCAGGAACGCGTCGACGACGCGATTGAAACGCTCGACCTTCCCTGTGGCCTCCGGCGAATAAGGCTTCGCGAACAGAAGTCGAATACCGAGCTTGGAGCATGCGCGGGTCATCCACTTCGTGCGGTATTGCTTGCCGTTGTCAAAATAGACCGATTCAGGCACGCCGAACTTCTGGATCGCCCGGCGGAAGCAGTTCTCCACGATGGATTTGTCCATGACTGGATAGAACTCACCATGCAACACAAACCGCGTCGCATCGTCGATGAACGTGACAAGGAACACTTGCTTCATCGAGCCAG
This sequence is a window from Brevibacillus composti. Protein-coding genes within it:
- a CDS encoding ExeA family protein, with amino-acid sequence MFESFYGLHCSPFSRDIPTNELYESDILEETLGRLTYAAERQWFAVVTGDCGTGKTTTIRRFTEVLDPATYKVLYLSDSKLTPRHFYKGLLEQLGCESKFYRGDAKRQLHREIELMRGIHRLQPVVVIDEAHLLDREMLEEVRFLLNFKMDAQSPMALILVGQSELWDRLNLQAYAAIRQRIDLQRKLPHYDRAQTGAYIQRHLTYAGAEHDIFTEGAIDDIYRFSSGAARMINKACTHCLIYGSQNKHRIIDDHMVKRVIQGELS
- a CDS encoding DDE-type integrase/transposase/recombinase; this encodes MKDQKKAEAIAAERVQLLSPLLAEGLDPAKAREIKARICEQTGISERTLRRYLAKYRQEGFGGLKPKGKGRQPSDATIPPEVLEQAILLRREVPSRSVAQLIQILEWEGRIQPGEIKRSTLQEKLAQRGYSTRHMRMYAESGVAARRFQQRYRNRLWHSDIKYGPYLPIGPAGSMKQVFLVTFIDDATRFVLHGEFYPVMDKSIVENCFRRAIQKFGVPESVYFDNGKQYRTKWMTRACSKLGIRLLFAKPYSPEATGKVERFNRVVDAFLSEVALEKPKTLERLNELFAVWLSECYQNKPHSALENKRSPESAFRSDKKALRFVDPDELANAFLHCETRKVDKSGCISFMDRKYEVGLPFIGCTVDVVYDPADITELTIEYEGHTPWRVRELVIGERAGKRPPLPEHLNRLPANTSRLLAAAEDRSRDRKVNQAPAVAYRRVSKEDSHV